Proteins from a single region of Pseudomonas sp. BSw22131:
- a CDS encoding precorrin-2 C(20)-methyltransferase, which translates to MMQARGRLIGLGVGPGDPELITVKALRLLRESPVVAYFVAKGKKGNAFGIIEGHLQTAQTLLPMVYPVTTEALPAPMSYEQVISEFYDRCSADVAAHLDAGRDVAVICEGDPMFYGSYMYLHDRLAEQYEAQVIPGVCSMLGGASVLGAPLVYRNQSLSVLSGVLSAEELKRKLVDADAAVIMKLGRNLPKVRQVLVETGLAERALYVERATMSNQKIVPLAEVDPMSSPYFSLIIVPGERWQG; encoded by the coding sequence ATGATGCAGGCTCGCGGTCGCTTGATCGGCCTGGGCGTCGGCCCCGGCGATCCGGAACTGATCACCGTCAAGGCGCTGCGCTTGCTGCGTGAGTCGCCCGTGGTGGCGTACTTCGTCGCCAAGGGCAAGAAGGGCAATGCCTTCGGCATCATCGAGGGGCACTTGCAGACTGCGCAGACGCTGTTGCCAATGGTGTATCCGGTGACCACTGAGGCGCTGCCGGCACCAATGTCCTATGAGCAGGTGATCAGCGAGTTCTACGACAGGTGCAGCGCCGATGTCGCCGCGCATCTGGATGCCGGGCGTGATGTGGCGGTGATCTGCGAAGGCGATCCGATGTTCTACGGCTCTTATATGTACCTGCACGACCGGCTCGCCGAGCAGTACGAAGCGCAAGTGATACCCGGCGTGTGCTCCATGCTGGGTGGCGCGTCGGTATTGGGTGCGCCGCTGGTGTACCGCAATCAGAGCCTGTCAGTGCTGTCTGGCGTGCTGTCAGCCGAAGAGCTCAAGCGCAAGCTGGTGGATGCGGATGCTGCCGTCATCATGAAACTGGGCCGTAATTTGCCGAAGGTGCGTCAGGTGCTTGTCGAAACCGGGCTTGCCGAGCGCGCGCTGTACGTCGAGCGCGCGACTATGTCCAACCAGAAGATCGTGCCGTTGGCTGAGGTCGACCCGATGTCGTCACCTTATTTCTCGCTGATCATCGT
- a CDS encoding precorrin-8X methylmutase, translating to MIDYIRDGQEIYRNSFAIIRAEARLDTIPADLEKLAVRVIHACGMVDAIEGLRFSPGAGKAGRDALAAGAPILCDARMVSEGVTRTRLLANNQVICTLRDSSVPDLARELGNTRSAAALELWRPHLEGSVVVIGNAPTALFYLLEMLDAGAPKPALILGFPVGFVGAAESKDMLAADSRGVPYVIMQGRLGGSAMAAAAVNALATEVE from the coding sequence ATGATTGATTACATTCGCGATGGGCAGGAGATTTATCGCAACTCCTTCGCGATCATTCGTGCTGAAGCCAGACTCGACACGATCCCGGCGGACCTGGAAAAACTCGCGGTCCGGGTGATTCATGCCTGCGGCATGGTCGACGCTATTGAGGGCCTGCGTTTCTCGCCCGGCGCCGGAAAAGCCGGACGCGATGCGCTGGCGGCCGGTGCGCCAATCCTGTGTGACGCGCGCATGGTCTCCGAGGGCGTGACCCGCACGCGTCTGCTGGCCAACAATCAAGTGATCTGCACGTTAAGAGACAGCAGCGTTCCGGACCTGGCCCGCGAGCTGGGCAATACGCGTTCCGCGGCCGCGCTGGAGTTGTGGCGCCCGCACCTGGAAGGCAGCGTGGTGGTGATCGGTAATGCGCCGACGGCCCTGTTCTATCTGTTGGAGATGCTCGACGCAGGCGCGCCAAAACCCGCGTTGATTCTCGGGTTCCCGGTGGGCTTCGTCGGTGCTGCAGAGTCCAAGGACATGCTCGCCGCCGACAGCCGTGGCGTGCCGTACGTGATCATGCAGGGTCGTCTGGGCGGCAGCGCCATGGCAGCGGCCGCCGTCAATGCACTGGCAACGGAGGTCGAATGA